The following proteins are co-located in the Actinomycetota bacterium genome:
- a CDS encoding sulfotransferase domain-containing protein — protein sequence MTDVKRRALSAVRRAAHVYEISTATARLLPSFLIIGAERAGTTSLYRYLGRHPQVMTVTLRRKGAHYFDTNFGNSVRWYRSHFPTEWAVRRRARRVGHVVTGEACPYYVFHPLVPERVRSLLPDARLILMLRDPVSRAYSHFRHEVARGFEHLAFEDALQVEPTRLEGEDERMRSDPQYVSFPHQHFSYLARGRYLEQVKRWHALFPTEQLLVVDSGTFFADPDKGFREVERFLGIAELSYREYPRLNARSGAEMAPATLERLREHFAEPNRRLEEYLGRAFSWGT from the coding sequence ATGACCGACGTGAAACGGCGCGCTCTGTCCGCGGTTCGACGCGCCGCCCACGTCTACGAGATTTCGACGGCGACGGCGAGGCTGCTGCCTTCATTTCTGATCATCGGCGCCGAACGAGCCGGGACCACGTCGCTGTATCGGTACCTGGGGCGTCATCCACAGGTCATGACTGTGACGCTCCGTCGCAAGGGAGCTCACTACTTCGACACCAACTTCGGGAACAGTGTGCGTTGGTACCGATCGCACTTCCCGACGGAGTGGGCCGTCCGTCGGCGCGCCCGGCGTGTCGGCCACGTCGTGACCGGTGAGGCGTGTCCGTACTACGTGTTCCACCCGCTCGTGCCGGAGCGGGTTCGGTCGCTGCTTCCCGACGCCCGGCTGATCCTCATGCTGCGGGACCCGGTCTCACGCGCGTACTCGCACTTCCGCCACGAGGTGGCACGCGGTTTCGAGCATCTCGCGTTCGAGGACGCGCTTCAGGTGGAGCCGACGCGGCTCGAAGGTGAAGACGAGCGGATGCGGAGCGATCCGCAGTACGTGAGCTTCCCCCATCAGCACTTCTCCTATTTGGCGCGCGGCCGCTATCTGGAGCAGGTGAAGCGATGGCACGCGCTCTTCCCCACGGAGCAGCTCCTGGTCGTCGACTCCGGCACGTTCTTCGCGGATCCCGACAAGGGCTTCCGGGAGGTCGAGCGCTTCCTCGGCATCGCCGAGCTCTCGTACCGCGAGTACCCCCGGCTCAACGCACGATCTGGCGCGGAGATGGCCCCGGCGACGCTCGAGCGCCTACGCGAACATTTTGCCGAGCCGAACCGGCGTCTCGAGGAATATCTCGGGCG